A stretch of DNA from Vidua macroura isolate BioBank_ID:100142 chromosome 12, ASM2450914v1, whole genome shotgun sequence:
GAGACAAGCATTGCATTATACTGTGATCCAAACATCACACTGGCTCTGGCTGTTCTTATTCAGTGGTTAAGTGAAAACTGATGAAGTGAAAAAAGTCCCCGAGTCAGCATCTTGACTGGCAAAGTCAAGAAACTTTGATCTCATACTATCACAGCTCCAAATGCTCTTATTGAAGTCCTGAGTAACTTTGATTTGTACTAAAAATAGAGGTGAAGTTCTGCACATTTTCCTTCTATGACCTGTCATAAAACTCAGCTTTGATGCCAAAATCAAAACAGGTCTTTCTCTCCACTTGACATGCCACAGAAGTAGCTGGGTTTGCTTCATTGCTTGCTCCATAGTCATATCAAGCTCATTCTGAAGTTTGACAAGATGTGAGAATAGAAAGGATATTATGCAGGGGATTGATATCCCAGTTACAGTTTCTTGCCATGGCACAAAGCTCCAGCATGAGCTCTTGCTGGAGGCGTTCACAGTTGAGCACCTTGCAGAGGACAGAATGGGCAAAAGTTTGGGCTGCTAGCCCTGAAAGCTCAGAGCATTAAAAATGCCAGACTATTAGCAAGGAAATCAACTACTAACATTTTAAAGCTTCTCACTGCTTCATTATATGTAATTGAGTAGCTTAATCATATTATTATCAAAGAATTAAATGTATCCTTATAGCTATTAGCTGaggataaaaataaagatgttttctAGTAGGCTCTAAGTGTGGCTCTTTACATTATATTTTCCCCTCCAAGGAAACTTGTCTTCCATAATTTTGTGAGACCTCTCCTCTTGTTTTCTACAGGAAAGAGCTCATACTACAGTGTTCCATTTACCACGAACACTGGCAAACAAAcggaatgtatttttttatggtCAAGATTTCCAGCAACTGCTGAACTCCACAACAATTTTCTGCCTTAGGAACTCAGCTGGTGGGCTGGGAGACAGAGAGGATTATGTCTGTTCATGCCAGAGGACACTGCTTGTCTTAAATGCACCATTTCCCTCAGGCATCACCTGGACTACAAGTTCATTCCCCAAATCTCCCCTGCCTTTCTTCAGTCACTTACTAAATCACCATTTCTTCAACAGGAAGCCAAATAAGTCACTGTTCACTCTGAATATAGGATTGTTCGTGTTTAGAGTATTTATTGTGGCAAAACAATTaatagatttcttttaaaatatttttccatgtttagGAACAAATGGACTCTATGTGAAGAGGGGAAAACTATCCTGTTTTGGAAAGAACACTGACTAAGGACACATGCAAAGTTCAAACATCTTTTAAATAGTTTTCTCCCAAAATGTATCATTAGTTTTGTTCAGCTTTTCTAGTTTGTAAACAACTATGTaatcaattaaaatatatttagccTACCTTTAAAAAGATGTTTCCAGTATTAAGTGATAATAATAGTAAAATCATATgcaagacaaaaatattaagaTCTAGCATGCTTGTCCCTTAACAAGTTCTATTCCAAaattatattacatatattaaTTTCAACTTTGTAAATGTTGGTAATCTCAAATCTTTGAGTAGTCAGACAGTGacaaaaattattaagaaactGGACAACCTTTCTGTATTGTGAATGTCATTCATTTCAAACATTACTTGCTAGTAAAGTGCTGTTacaagcaaaatgaaattgttAGTGTCTATCGAAAGATGACATTTTAGTAATATTCAAATTGTACTTGTTTTTGGCAAATAGTTAAAAGCATAGACATGTTTATTTAACCACCCAAAACTAATTCAGTATAAATAATATTGGTTTCAATAATTCTATGCTAAAAGGCACATACTAATGTTCCAGCAGTTCTTTCAAGTGAGCTTTTGTATGTAGAGTTTTAATTGTGCTTTTAAAGAGTTATTGATTCAGTATGACCTTGAAAGTGACATTTGTGCATGTCTAAAATACCTTCTCACAAATTAATCTCACACTCTGAAGGTGTAATTTTGTTAAGATTAAGATTATATGTATCTATATAACTATGCTTGTTGATCTCTATAGATCTACATagatatacacatatacatatattcatacatacacacacaaaagggCTTCTtctggaacagcagcagaaagtgCAGTCTATACTTTTTTGACTTGTCTTCATAATAGAAAGTTCAGGTATGAATTGTCTCAGGATTTGTGAGACCCAAGGGATTATTTGTGATACTGCATATGTCCCATATTACTCTCTTTCCTTACAGGCTGCTTCAAGCTCACTTCACTTCCAGAAGAGATGATtggtaaattattttccatgtgaTACTGAATAAGATGACCCACGCTATCAAATATATGGTCTTTGGTTCTCACCTAGCGGAAGAAGcaaaagaatgtatttaaggTTAGATTGTGCTTATCACCAGTTGGATGTGAGCCTAACACATTAAAATCAAAAGGCACTTAAGCCACTGAACTCACTTAAGCAGAATCATTAGGCTGCAGACAGCAATTCAGATCTATCCTTTGACCCACCATTAGCTCACaagaaaagcagtggaaaagTAAATAGACTTTATGTCAAACTGGGCTGATTCTGCACAGGGGAAtgaaataacctttttttttttttcctccacagaagatatttttccCTAAAACCCATTGAGGATTACTTTTTTGATTTACTCTCTCCTCAGCAACATCACTCAAGACTGCTCTtctgagcagaagaaaatagaatTGAAGTGACAACAAACCTTTTCTGTATCCAAAAATTCATAATTAAGGATGTGTTAAGTGCATACACTAATTAGCAGCACCTGGACTAATAGTATTTAAGTTCCTCACTGCTACTTCCATGGTACTTCAGTGCTTCTAAGTTGTTGAACTTTCAAACCTACTGCAGCCACTGGCTATATTTAAATTAACCTGGATGAAATCAAATCACTTCCACTTTATGGAATGCACTCATgcattttgattaaaatatCTGAGCAGCAGTGAAATTTCATTATATGAAATATTCATACCTTGCCCTCAGGATCCACCAAGAGTAGATGCTTTGCCTGCCCTCCCTGAAGTCCACTGAGGACATACTGACCAGGTGACGTTGTGCTTTCTCGTACCAGAAAATCCCCGTCGTTGACTAAGAggctctctgctgctttcctgttcAATTTGCCATGGTAACAATCTTCATTCTTTAGCTGTTGCTTTATTTGTGGCAGAACATAGAGACCAGCTGTGTTGCTTGTGGCACTCTGCTGAACAGGTTCCGGTAACtctaaaattaaatgaaagggAATGTATTGGACAATTCACCTAAAACTTCATCCTAAAAGGATGCAAGccaatatttttattagcttttaaaaaaatcaaattattcagTCTTGAAGCAAACCAACCTTACAGACTCTAAGAATATGCACACATGAATGCTCACGACCCTCCAGTGTATTAGGCAAAATTATCACACCACCTCTTCCCCTACCTTAGATGGGAAAGCCTTTGGTCGCTAGGCAACAAGGATTagaaagaagaatttttctGATGCCATACTGGTTTGGGGTTATATTTATTTGTATGAAAAAGTCAAATTTTCCCTgtaaaaacaagatttttttttgctttttagcttttaatttttttccccctcaagatcttgtttttccttcttccttaaCAAGCTCTGAAGAGATTGTCACAGATCATTGGGAGAGTCATGTTGAGTGGCTCCAGCTATGTGCAGGAATGTAACACAACATAGCCAATGTAGCCAGAAGGGAAGGATTACAGCATGATGCATTTGCTGTTAAAAAACGAACAATTACCAAATGTACTAAAAAACTGGGTGGTTTGGGATATAGCCAGTCAGACTGCAAATGATTCACAGGCAGGGTTCTTCTGAGGAAAATAAGAGGATACCACTTCTTCAATGGAATTGCGCAACCTAAGGCTCCTCAGGATATAGGCAGTTCCTTTTAGAGCATGATACAGTCCCAAGTTGGAAATGTCTCAATAGTCACAGATTTCTTTATTGTGTTTCCTTTATTGTCCAGTCCTTTTTCCACTTTCTTGTGTGGAGCCAACTCTGACAGAGAAAACACTCAGTGGGAAACCATAAAAGGCAAAGCTAATAAAGTATATTCAATAATGAGGACAATCAGTAGCAACTATATAATCATTTAATGGATATCCACCACTTTGAGTCCATAAATCGAGTTCAGACATACATTTAATTTATACCACAGGATCAAACAGTTTGATTTAGAAATTATTGGATGAGATTCAATGTCACTTATGAAAGAACTGAGAAAAGACAGTCACAATAATCCCACTTTAACCTTGCATGCTACTGCCTGTGAAGCAAAGGCATCTGAGGTCATTTCCACCTTAGAGTGGTTAAGACCTTGAACATACAGGAGAAGCCTCTTCCTTGAGTCAATGTGCAGTCACCCAAGCTCCTATCATCCTAAAGATGTGCTTTTTAATACCTGTGCCACTCTATATTCATTGTCATCACTGAACTACAGAAGACGAAAGGTTATTCTGCTTGTTTACCATCACTATTTCTGCTCTTTAATCCCTTTTCTCTTGGATCtaacaaggaaaaagaacaacCAGGATAGATTTGTTCCCCCCATCTTTTCTATATTTCTTATGGGAAACCTAAATCTTTCTCCATGCAGAGAAATGAGAAGCCCCCCTCCTTCCAGTGCTTAGACAGGTATGGCATTGCAATGGGAACCTACTGGCCTGGCGCAGAGGGCTCCCAGGGAGGATCTGTGCTGTTGCTGGACCTCGggctgcacaggctgcagaaTGCAGGGACTGGGTGTTGATGTAACATGGATCATCAAAGAGATCTGCTTTGTAGGCAGGTTTCAATGAGGTTGCCTCTTTTATTGTCTTCTGTGATCTCTCATCACAATTACCTGCAATTAGTATATAGTATGCAcagatttccttctttttttttttttttaattcagctttAACTGTAAAAGCTGAAATAAGAATGATGTTCTTCTTTATAGCCCACTAAagtaattcagaaggaaaataaaaaagcaaatgaacttatttttctgtatgtCTAGAAGGCACCAGGTCCAAAATTAATTGGAATGAAgttttcagaaatgttctgCACTGGTCCAGTTCTGCTTCAATCAATGTCAGCAGTGAACCCTCCACAGactggaaagaaattaatacaTATGCCTCTACAGAAACACAAACCATACATGGTATTTGTTGCTAAaccctttccttcccctctgcacCACAAAAAGAGCTTGTGGGAAGCTGAGCAATTCTCTCTCTTGCTATTCTGGTGGAGAAGGGAGAGATGGAGGAGATTGGTGCTTTGAGGCTCTGCCTGGAGAGCCCAAGCCACATCTGTCAGGTTAGGATCCAAGCCTAGGAACAGGCTAACAGAATATCCCCTGCAGGGTATGAAAATAATAGCACTTCAGCTAGCCAAATAGCAGGCATATTTTTGCTCTTCAACAAACGTTTTATTCATAGATCTATTCATTCATTCTTTTATTTGTTCACCCTCTCTTTGTAGAAACCATTTGATTCTCCTTTCCTTGAATTGGAAATAACACAAGAAACTGAAGTATCCCCTACAGACAGTGTAATGGATCACTTCAGAGCCGTGCAGGTGGGAATTCAGAAAGGACCTCATTGTGCAGTGAAACAGAGGAGCTGAGGAAATGTGCTCAGGGCATCAGCTGTGGCAAAGGAAGTCCAGAAAGCGATGGAGGCTGATGATCTCCTGGGGTCCCTGAGAGCAGACTTTCCTAAAGGCAAATTGATCCTGGGCACAAAGCTGCCTAAGGCAGGGGAAGGGCACAGTCACACTGAGAAGCCAGGGATGCTGGAAGCAAGGGCCAGGCTCTGTTGGAAAAACCCGATCCTGATACTTTGGATCTCATTGAGCATTTGTAGGAGACGGGATATATTCAGAGACTGATAAGTAATGAAGTATCTTCCTTTTTCAAATGGTATGAAGAAAGGGAATAAAACAACAAAGAGCatgaaagagaattaaaaaaacaaagagctACTGTACAGTATCATGAGAAGTAAAATGAGTAAGTCTGCCAGCAGACATGAAGATAGATTAGTGGCCTTTAGAAAAGCTGTAAGGCTTTTTTGTCTGCCCTTCATCTAGGGAACTAAAAATGACCTACTAAGTAGAACACTTTTCACCATTGTATTGAAAGCCAAGGGGCAGCTCTTCCAGGCAGCCTGCCCTGGTTAATTCTGCATATGCATGAGAAGGAAAAGACAGTACATACccacagttttattttcttctggacAATTTTCATATACATTGATGAAGGTTGGGCTGCCTGTCTGtagaaaaaagttaaaatcagtcacataaaaaaaaaagtcaggtaACTTCAAAATATCCATGCATTAGTTAACAGACATACAGGTAATTAATCATGTTcttcaccaaaaaaatcccatctccTCAAATAATATTTCACACTGATACTCTTCTTTCTTTAGAAGTCACATCTGGACTCCAACCTCACATAACTGCCCAGTTATGTATCTAATGTTTAGTATATATACAGTATAACTCCTAGGTAAGAAAGCTCAGATTTTCTAATAGGTGTCCCTCATCATAAAATCAACTACAGGAATCATGGTTTGAAAGTGAAATGGTTACTAAATTGTCTGAGcagtactgaaagaaaaaggaaaaccaaaaactAACACCCCATGGGAAAAAGCCATTTGCATTTACATTCAGGGTAACTCCTTGCAGCAACACTGGTGAGCATCAGGTGCAAACTCTGGATAtagtaaaacatttttagatTTAGAGAACTGTTGGGGAGGTGAGGACCTGATATGCAGAGTATGGTTCATGTCAGCAAAAAATGGATGGAGCAGTAACACAGGAACATGTAGCAGCCCAGGAGCAGTTACCACCAAACACAAATAACACTTGGGAGCAGCAAGTTTTTAGACAGAACCAACTGGATTCCAGCAGGCACATCTGAGTGTGCTCCCTCTGAGCAAAGTGGTGATGCCTTCTTTCCTATGTGGGGAAAGGATGCTGCTCCCAAGACCTCACACAGCAGACTCTGAAATCTGTGCAGCCAGTCTGAACTTGGCTTGTTGTACTCCCTGATTGGTTTTTATTTCCCACTATGCTAGACAAGAGCCACAGATATCTTTTGCTGATTTAACAGAGCTTCTTGAAACAATCCAAGAGTAATGAACATTGTATATATATTGCAATCAGTCAATGTTGTATGTATAAGTTGTAGAGCATAATGGACaggatgaaatatttattagatCACAGAATAGGGAGCCAGGAGGTCCCAGATTTTGCAGATGTTCTCTCCAACAAGCCATTTAAATTGGTAtctattttcttctcagagCTAATGAGTGAACAAGGGAATATTACTTGGTCTCCTGAAAGTACTCTGAGGACAAACCAGTTAATATTCAGAAAGTGCTTTGGGATTCAATTATGTACTAAGCATCATTAAATCTAGcctaaaaaaaccttttcccaGGGTAATCAGGACCTGGTTCTGATGTTAATGCCATGCTTTAACAccacagaaacattttattattcACTCCCATAATAGGCAGCAAATATTTATCCCAGCAGATGCTGTACTTACCGAGCAATACTGCTTTTTGCACTGGACAGGACACTTAACCCTCTGGTCTGTCTGCACTTTCATTCGCATGTCTAACACTCCACCGGTGGGAGGCTCCTTCCCTGGAATTTCGTTGTAATATTCATGATGATCCTCCCTCTCCTGTGAATTCCCAGCTGATCCATTAGCATTTGCtgcttcactgaaaaaaatatggggggggggggaaatgaagCTTCCGATGTAATCAATTGCTCTAGTGTAGGCAAACATCCCCAGTGTCTGCACAACGCACAATACACAGATCCGCCATATGGAGGCTGTAAAGTGCTTCGGGCTGGAACTTTcagagctgtttatttttccagataCTTCTTCCTGAATTAAAAATAGTCATGACAGTTTGGAGTAAAGGGAGGTACAGTCATTTAATTAGCACCAGACAGCCCAGATATATTTTCAAGTCAAAGAAAAGGTAAGAGGAATCTACCGAAACTTTAAGAATTCCAATGCATTGTTCATTAAGTTATCCAAAATGTTGACCATTAAACTAATACTTATGGCTTCCTGACTGAACTCTATAAATCTAGAGATTGCTGGGGGACGGCCAGActtcaagagaaaaattaaaacctcaTGGCATTTAGTCAGACAAGCCTGCAACTGTTTTAGAAAATCAAGTATtgctactaaaaaaaaaaaaaaagaaaaaaaaaaaaaaaagtagctgtTCTCAGAGGCATTTACCATGATTTTAATAACCACAATCAATATTCTTGTTCAGCTGAATGACATGAAGAAGAGCACACAATGGTTTTCTTGAGCTAAACCAGAATGATGGTAGTTTAAATGCACAGCTGATACACTGCAAAACAACTAGGTGCTTCCTGTACTGTCTCCGgtcccaaaataaaaaaaactcaTCTCAAATCTTACTTCTCTGATTAACAAGAGTATAATTGGATAAAAGGCCATGAGCAGGAAAGAGATAAAGTTCAAGTAGTTGATTATGTGATATGCAGTGCAAGTATTTGATTATGTGATTCATAGTAGTTTGGAAGGGAGTGACTCATTCACACAGCAATATCCGACTCCTCTGCCTGAGGACCATTCTCGGAGGCTGGCTGTGGGTAATGATCAAGGAGGAAATCTAATTACCCTCTTCCATTTCTCCCTGCTCCTATGCTGCTTGTGACATAACCTAGCAGGatttcttagggaaaaaaggcttttcttaGGAAAGAAAGGttattttccccaggaaaaaacagaCCAGTTTTAGCAGTGGAATGGCAAGAACCACCATATacattgaaataaatataaactgGAGTTGCATTTTTGCAATAaaaccagctctgctctgatgTATTAGGCCCTGTTCCAGTGACACTGCCTGCTCAGGACTCCTGTTCTCAGGGTGCAGGTAAGCAGTGCCACAGCTTTACCTACTCATGGGAAGTAGCAGGCAATCAAATTTGGTGTTACAGTAAAAAGAAGCCTGAGAAAAATAGGCATGGCTAATCTGTGAGGAGAGCCATAAATTAGAGCAAGAATTGTGTCCCCAGTGCAATGGAAGAAGGGTAATTGAAATGGGGAATGGTGGTCCAGAAAGTAATCTAGGCCTTGTATTTTGGGCAATGTGCAGAGGACAGGGCTTCACACTTTAAAATGCCAGGTGGTGGCTGTGTTTATTTCAGTTCATGAGGCTATGTAAGTCATGCCAGGTGAAAACTGAGGCTGCTGCCAGGACATGAGCAGAATGGCAGAAAGGTGaattaaaatggctttttttcccaccacacactttccacagctgcagcaagCTTAAACTTGGCACAGGTCAGGACTGAGCTCAGTCTCTGCGTGTGTGTCTGCTATTTATAGATCTGAACTTACTTGGGCAGAGTAATTTGAACATTTGTTCAACTTGCATGACTTAAAATAAGGCTGCTTTATCTAAGGAACAATACAGCTTAATTCTGTGTTCTGCACCTGTACAAATGTCACAAAAATCAATGGAGTTCACTGGAATAAGCTAATTTTGGTATCTTATATGCTGCACATATAGGCATACATTTGAATTATCTTATGTCCAGAAAGCATATTCAAAGCATCTTACTTATGGATCACTCTTTGTAGTGTATTGTTTTCCTGAAAAGTGctaaagagaaggaaactgcCAGTTAAGTGACTGAGAATGTGCTGACCTTTCATTAGATGTAACCAGGCTAGATGGGTTCTTCAGGTACTGTCTGAACCGGAGCTCAAACGCCTGCCCTATGGTGTTGATCACCTCCTGTGCCATCCCATTGGGACATTCCAGGATGTGGCATGCTGAAAAGAGACACCTTACTTTAATTAAGTAAATGCAGTTTATACCAGAAAGTAGAGACTCAAGCTACATTGCTTGtagcagaaaagcaaagctccTACCCCTTCATGGAGCCAGCAGCTAGTACAGCTTTAGTCTGACCTGCAGATTCCCACTACATTGCACAAAGAATATGACATTTAAGGCCACAGCCTGCATACAATTACCCCCATACATACAGCAAAGACAGAAATTGTGCAGACTATTGAGCTGAGTTCAGTAGCTTCCTTATTTTAAAACTCAAACAATTCCTTGTTACATACAAATAAAGCAATCATATAAACACATATAACACTTGGAAACTTTCAATACCTCTCTGATTAACAGGGTCTTTTGCTACATATGCCACGTAGTCTGTTGTATCCTACAGGAAAGAATACAACAAATGTCTTGAACATTTTAATTATGAACAACCCTACCACCACAGCACAGCAATTGCATATAGACAGATACATTTTTAGCTTTGAAATGCACttttctttcagggaaaaaCAACCAGAGGCACTAGCAAAGTGAGTCAAGAAAAATATCAGTGACACACTGGTGGCTATCAACACAGTAATTGTCccatgttctttttcttctaaaaaatgCACTAGACCGTTTGTCATTCTTTGGGTCTTCAATAAACCGTGTATTCAATTCCAGCTCTGCAACAGGAGTAGAAACACAACTGGTgcctcatcagccagcagtgctgctccttcCACTGCTCCCATGGagctcacagcctttcccatgCAACACATCAGGGCTGTGCgactgctgctcacagcttttGGCTGGGACAGTCCTTACCAGAATCAGG
This window harbors:
- the SHC4 gene encoding SHC-transforming protein 4 isoform X1 produces the protein MRERSQQSLGGHVLYVGLFRHPGMLHRAKYSRFRNDSITSLDEGTQNTSLNIKGSSSSSHSSTPNLLTEDVSLGPQDTCTTLCTLIPRMANIKLANPSNLPGLKSFCLGTKEVPRIKLTECVTIPSSPTSPEISCLSASYPQPDLDKLVLTPKPAGDCALRGTEEAAAVGRQDRGLAQSNESTYSQEPGTTYSVRYMGCIEVLQSMRSLDFGTRTQVTREAISRLCEAVSGTNGAIKKRKPPVKFLSSVLGKSNLQFSGMNIKLTISTSSLTLINADTQQIIANHHMQSISFASGGDPDTTDYVAYVAKDPVNQRACHILECPNGMAQEVINTIGQAFELRFRQYLKNPSSLVTSNESEAANANGSAGNSQEREDHHEYYNEIPGKEPPTGGVLDMRMKVQTDQRVKCPVQCKKQYCSTGSPTFINVYENCPEENKTVGNCDERSQKTIKEATSLKPAYKADLFDDPCYINTQSLHSAACAARGPATAQILPGSPLRQAKLPEPVQQSATSNTAGLYVLPQIKQQLKNEDCYHGKLNRKAAESLLVNDGDFLVRESTTSPGQYVLSGLQGGQAKHLLLVDPEGKVRTKDHIFDSVGHLIQYHMENNLPIISSGSEVSLKQPVRKESNMGHMQYHK